Proteins from a genomic interval of Musa acuminata AAA Group cultivar baxijiao chromosome BXJ1-9, Cavendish_Baxijiao_AAA, whole genome shotgun sequence:
- the LOC135593304 gene encoding protein LURP-one-related 8-like: MPKVHPNAAAAAAESPTAEASCDGRARAAEATALTVWRKSLLFNGNGFTVFDSKGNLVFRVDNYSSGSSDEIVLMDAAGKPLLTIRKKKLSLGDHWLVYDGEEAVNPRFAVKKHKGLLHSTKALARVTAPCTSGSKSRLVYDVEGSYSRRCCVVYDDRRRQLAEIKKKESAQGIALGLDVFRLIVEPELDAAFAMAVVILLEQMFGSRRSLLGEACVFMRL; encoded by the exons ATGCCGAAGGTTCACCCCAacgccgcggcggcggcggcggagtcgCCCACGGCCGAGGCTTCATGCGACGGCCGAGCGAGGGCCGCGGAGGCGACGGCGCTGACGGTGTGGCGGAAGTCGCTGCTCTTTAACGGGAACGGGTTCACGGTGTTCGACTCCAAGGGGAACCTGGTGTTCCGAGTCGACAACTACTCCTCGGGGAGCAGCGACGAGATCGTTCTCATGGACGCCGCTGGGAAGCCGCTGCTCACCATCCGGAAAAAG AAGCTGAGCCTAGGAGACCACTGGCTGGTCTATGATGGTGAGGAGGCCGTCAATCCACGGTTTGCAGTCAAGAAGCACAAGGGCCTCCTCCACTCCACCAAGGCGCTGGCACGAGTGACGGCTCCATGCACCTCCGGCTCCAAGTCGCGCCTCGTATACGACGTCGAGGGCTCCTACTCGCGGCGATGCTGTGTGGTCTACGACGACAGGCGAAGGCAGCTGGCGGAGATCAAGAAGAAGGAGTCTGCCCAAGGCATCGCCCTCGGCCTTGACGTCTTCCGCCTTATCGTGGAGCCAGAGCTCGATGCAGCGTTTGCGATGGCCGTGGTGATACTCCTTGAACAGATGTTTGGATCCAGACGGTCACTTCTCGGAGAAGCCTGTGTTTTTATGAGGTTGTGA
- the LOC103998251 gene encoding uncharacterized protein LOC103998251 isoform X2: protein MILDDTRNTSEDITEEVYSLSPEFSEAKSENILISPVKIAQDEWQSSTESENSTECSDEDQTFTERSQPVIRTVTARRSASPMRRIQIGRPGSRRSTALTIKSLNYFPARERITSIRDSHDNNSGDEEPDKPAKKPENIMIRMSVQEAICLFESKQKDQILDIQKRGTSGEVSLSTNRTVLRRWSAGMGDSLTPQENASQSISQSNHTNLVPEAGNNKLADVKVESDIPPCSLDAIGSDTARVFTSTKMEMVITPSKDSTAELVTSKAEEIDDIPATSAEESRQKEPMLNQMSMKMMESSPAKYQGPKAGSGGSLSSLSEQTCSFYSQYKEKRDKKIRAENAKKHSEIQAQLKVLQETLKPSKADTALKYGVTTKKLDWSSNSRQPRRNSSPPVLHKKEVSKTASLKKASPKSSPLPTTRRSWSSGPLQKASGAQPVSSSPRVSTANTTLRHWKSQPTSTTPPSPIPERSLHQPKGKREAKTDVKTTVRGEGAMKQKTATITNKTVKKKVPSASVDASGSLMAKAGFNNKVTKKNSVVPLEAKPFLKKGTGFEASVSHVRTKFRVTQSVASSKRSDITIQAEEEEPTLETTESTAKVLEVDLAEQANYVDTNSVTSLDNNLNIEKTENVNQSLAEVDDSPKSSVEVVVSEIQPDEDMGISSAAWVEVEHQEVSTAYDTGLSKAKVSTAHEPTLLSSPHFLHPFNQMLQADGTEPVIIEWGNAENPPALIYHRVARKGLKRLLMFARKSKGEADVTGLASPSVFSGEDNTEDSKAVNKKNRDASRKTALHAKGYSQQKTMLGESCCDGNLSKKAVDYHGVYDVLPGSDKFQEGHVSSTATSTKARSFFSLSTFRSSRPYETRP from the exons ATGATCTTAGATGATACAAGGAACACCTCCGAGGACATTACAGAGGAGGTATATTCCTTAAGTCCAGAGTTCAGTGAAGCAAAATCTGAGAACATTTTAATCTCCCCAGTCAAAATTGCACAAGATGAGTGGCAGAGCTCAACAGAAAGTGAGAACTCCACTGAGTGTAGTGATGAAGATCAGACTTTTACTGAAAGAAGCCAACCTGTTATAAGAACTGTCACTGCTAGAAGGTCTGCTTCTCCTATGCGACGAATACAAATAGGAAGGCCTGGGTCTCGGAGGTCTACTGCACTGACCATTAAAAGCCTCAATTACTTTCCCGCTAGGGAAAGAATTACATCCATCAGAGATTCTCATGATAACAACAGTGGAGATGAAGAACCAGACAAGCCAGCAAAGAAGCCTGAGAATATAATGATAAGGATGAGCGTCCAAGAGGCGATTTGCCTTTTTGAAAGCAAACAGAAAGATCAAATTCTCGATATTCAGAAAAGGGGAACTTCAGGTGAAGTCTCTCTGAGTACCAATAGAACTGTACTAAGAAGATGGAGTGCTGGTATGGGCGATTCTCTGACTCCTCAGGAAAATGCTTCTCAGTCCATATCTCAGAGCAACCACACCAACTTGGTTCCTGAGGCAGGAAATAACAAATTGGCTGATGTGAAGGTTGAGTCTGATATTCCTCCATGCAGTTTGGATGCAATTGGATCGGATACTGCTCGGGTCTTTACGTCAACAAAGATGGAGATGGTGATTACCCCATCAAAGGATAGTACTGCTGAGTTGGTAACATCCAAAGCTGAAGAAATTGATGATATACCAGCTACATCAGCTGAGGAGAGCAGGCAGAAAGAACCTATGCTCAATCAAATGTCAATGAAAATGATGGAGAGCAGTCCTGCCAAATACCAAGGTCCTAAGGCTGGTTCTGGTGGATCTCTGTCTAGCTTGAGTGAGCAGACATGTAGTTTCTACAGTCAATATAAGGAGAAAAGGGATAAGAAAATTCGAGCAGAAAATGCCAAGAAACATTCAGAAATTCAAGCACAACTTAAAGTGTTACAGGAAACCCTGAAACCAAGCAAAGCAGACACAGCCTTGAAATATGGAGTCACTACCAAAAAGCTTGACTGGTCCAGCAATTCTCGACAACCCCGAAGAAATTCGTCTCCACCAGTGTTACACAAGAAAGAAGTTTCAAAAACAGCATCATTAAAAAAGGCTTCACCAAAATCATCACCATTGCCAACTACACGTCGTTCATGGTCATCAGGACCATTGCAAAAAGCAAGTGGAGCTCAACCAGTTAGTAGTTCTCCTAGAGTGTCTACCGCTAATACAACCCTGCGCCACTGGAAGTCCCAGCCTACTTCTACAACTCCACCCAGCCCCATACCTGAAAGGTCATTGCATCAACCTAAAGGTAAGCGCGAAGCCAAAACCGATGTTAAGACAACTGTTAGAGGTGAAGGAGCAATGAAGCAGAAAACAGCTACAATCACCAACAAAACTGTGAAAAAAAAAGTTCCATCAGCTTCTGTAGATGCTTCTGGTTCGCTGATGGCAAAGGCAGGTTTCAACAATAAGGTCACGAAGAAGAATAGTGTTGTTCCTTTGGAGGCCAAACCCTTCTTGAAGAAAGGCACTGGGTTTGAGGCCAGCGTTAGCCATGTAAGAACCAAGTTTAGAGTTACTCAGTCTGTTGCTTCATCAAAGAGAAGTGACATTACTATTCaagccgaagaagaggagcctacactGGAGACAACTGAATCAACTGCCAAGGTGCTGGAGGTTGATCTTGCTGAACAAGCAAATTATGTTGATACGAATTCAGTTACTTCACTGGATAACAATTTAAATATTGAAAAAACAGAAAATGTAAATCAAAGTTTAGCTGAGGTGGATGACAGCCCCAAAAGCTCTGTAGAGGTTGTTGTTTCTGAGATTCAACCTGATGAGGATATGGGCATCTCATCAGCTGCATGGGTGGAAGTAGAACATCAGGAAGTTTCCACTGCATATGACACTGGCCTGTCCAAAGCCAAGGTCTCCACTGCACATGAACCGACTCTTCTGTCAAGTCCTCATTTCCTACATCCATTCAATCAAATGCTTCAAGCTGATGGTACTGAACCAGTTATTATTGAATGGGGGAATGCTGAGAACCCTCCTGCATTGATCTATCACAGAGTTGCTCGCAAGGGATTGAAGAGGCTTTTGATGTTTGCCCGTAAGAGTAAGGGAGAGGCAGACGTGACTGGTTTGGCGAGCCCATCAGTATTCTCAGGAGAGGATAACACAGAAGATTCCAAAGCTGTGAATAAAAAGAATCGGGATGCATCGAGAAAAACTGCTCTCCATGCCAAGGGCTATAGTCAGCAGAAAACCATGCTTGGTGAAAGTTGTTGTGATGGAAATTTAAGCAAGAAGGCAGTGGATTATCATGGAGTTTATGATGTCTTGCCAG GTTCTGACAAATTTCAGGAAGGTCATGTTTCATCAACAGCTACATCAACAAAAG CTAGGTCATTCTTCTCTCTCTCAACATTTAGGAGCAGCAGACCATATGAGACAAGGCCTTGA
- the LOC103998251 gene encoding uncharacterized protein LOC103998251 isoform X1, producing MILDDTRNTSEDITEEVYSLSPEFSEAKSENILISPVKIAQDEWQSSTESENSTECSDEDQTFTERSQPVIRTVTARRSASPMRRIQIGRPGSRRSTALTIKSLNYFPARERITSIRDSHDNNSGDEEPDKPAKKPENIMIRMSVQEAICLFESKQKDQILDIQKRGTSGEVSLSTNRTVLRRWSAGMGDSLTPQENASQSISQSNHTNLVPEAGNNKLADVKVESDIPPCSLDAIGSDTARVFTSTKMEMVITPSKDSTAELVTSKAEEIDDIPATSAEESRQKEPMLNQMSMKMMESSPAKYQGPKAGSGGSLSSLSEQTCSFYSQYKEKRDKKIRAENAKKHSEIQAQLKVLQETLKPSKADTALKYGVTTKKLDWSSNSRQPRRNSSPPVLHKKEVSKTASLKKASPKSSPLPTTRRSWSSGPLQKASGAQPVSSSPRVSTANTTLRHWKSQPTSTTPPSPIPERSLHQPKGKREAKTDVKTTVRGEGAMKQKTATITNKTVKKKVPSASVDASGSLMAKAGFNNKVTKKNSVVPLEAKPFLKKGTGFEASVSHVRTKFRVTQSVASSKRSDITIQAEEEEPTLETTESTAKVLEVDLAEQANYVDTNSVTSLDNNLNIEKTENVNQSLAEVDDSPKSSVEVVVSEIQPDEDMGISSAAWVEVEHQEVSTAYDTGLSKAKVSTAHEPTLLSSPHFLHPFNQMLQADGTEPVIIEWGNAENPPALIYHRVARKGLKRLLMFARKSKGEADVTGLASPSVFSGEDNTEDSKAVNKKNRDASRKTALHAKGYSQQKTMLGESCCDGNLSKKAVDYHGVYDVLPGSDKFQEGHVSSTATSTKAARSFFSLSTFRSSRPYETRP from the exons ATGATCTTAGATGATACAAGGAACACCTCCGAGGACATTACAGAGGAGGTATATTCCTTAAGTCCAGAGTTCAGTGAAGCAAAATCTGAGAACATTTTAATCTCCCCAGTCAAAATTGCACAAGATGAGTGGCAGAGCTCAACAGAAAGTGAGAACTCCACTGAGTGTAGTGATGAAGATCAGACTTTTACTGAAAGAAGCCAACCTGTTATAAGAACTGTCACTGCTAGAAGGTCTGCTTCTCCTATGCGACGAATACAAATAGGAAGGCCTGGGTCTCGGAGGTCTACTGCACTGACCATTAAAAGCCTCAATTACTTTCCCGCTAGGGAAAGAATTACATCCATCAGAGATTCTCATGATAACAACAGTGGAGATGAAGAACCAGACAAGCCAGCAAAGAAGCCTGAGAATATAATGATAAGGATGAGCGTCCAAGAGGCGATTTGCCTTTTTGAAAGCAAACAGAAAGATCAAATTCTCGATATTCAGAAAAGGGGAACTTCAGGTGAAGTCTCTCTGAGTACCAATAGAACTGTACTAAGAAGATGGAGTGCTGGTATGGGCGATTCTCTGACTCCTCAGGAAAATGCTTCTCAGTCCATATCTCAGAGCAACCACACCAACTTGGTTCCTGAGGCAGGAAATAACAAATTGGCTGATGTGAAGGTTGAGTCTGATATTCCTCCATGCAGTTTGGATGCAATTGGATCGGATACTGCTCGGGTCTTTACGTCAACAAAGATGGAGATGGTGATTACCCCATCAAAGGATAGTACTGCTGAGTTGGTAACATCCAAAGCTGAAGAAATTGATGATATACCAGCTACATCAGCTGAGGAGAGCAGGCAGAAAGAACCTATGCTCAATCAAATGTCAATGAAAATGATGGAGAGCAGTCCTGCCAAATACCAAGGTCCTAAGGCTGGTTCTGGTGGATCTCTGTCTAGCTTGAGTGAGCAGACATGTAGTTTCTACAGTCAATATAAGGAGAAAAGGGATAAGAAAATTCGAGCAGAAAATGCCAAGAAACATTCAGAAATTCAAGCACAACTTAAAGTGTTACAGGAAACCCTGAAACCAAGCAAAGCAGACACAGCCTTGAAATATGGAGTCACTACCAAAAAGCTTGACTGGTCCAGCAATTCTCGACAACCCCGAAGAAATTCGTCTCCACCAGTGTTACACAAGAAAGAAGTTTCAAAAACAGCATCATTAAAAAAGGCTTCACCAAAATCATCACCATTGCCAACTACACGTCGTTCATGGTCATCAGGACCATTGCAAAAAGCAAGTGGAGCTCAACCAGTTAGTAGTTCTCCTAGAGTGTCTACCGCTAATACAACCCTGCGCCACTGGAAGTCCCAGCCTACTTCTACAACTCCACCCAGCCCCATACCTGAAAGGTCATTGCATCAACCTAAAGGTAAGCGCGAAGCCAAAACCGATGTTAAGACAACTGTTAGAGGTGAAGGAGCAATGAAGCAGAAAACAGCTACAATCACCAACAAAACTGTGAAAAAAAAAGTTCCATCAGCTTCTGTAGATGCTTCTGGTTCGCTGATGGCAAAGGCAGGTTTCAACAATAAGGTCACGAAGAAGAATAGTGTTGTTCCTTTGGAGGCCAAACCCTTCTTGAAGAAAGGCACTGGGTTTGAGGCCAGCGTTAGCCATGTAAGAACCAAGTTTAGAGTTACTCAGTCTGTTGCTTCATCAAAGAGAAGTGACATTACTATTCaagccgaagaagaggagcctacactGGAGACAACTGAATCAACTGCCAAGGTGCTGGAGGTTGATCTTGCTGAACAAGCAAATTATGTTGATACGAATTCAGTTACTTCACTGGATAACAATTTAAATATTGAAAAAACAGAAAATGTAAATCAAAGTTTAGCTGAGGTGGATGACAGCCCCAAAAGCTCTGTAGAGGTTGTTGTTTCTGAGATTCAACCTGATGAGGATATGGGCATCTCATCAGCTGCATGGGTGGAAGTAGAACATCAGGAAGTTTCCACTGCATATGACACTGGCCTGTCCAAAGCCAAGGTCTCCACTGCACATGAACCGACTCTTCTGTCAAGTCCTCATTTCCTACATCCATTCAATCAAATGCTTCAAGCTGATGGTACTGAACCAGTTATTATTGAATGGGGGAATGCTGAGAACCCTCCTGCATTGATCTATCACAGAGTTGCTCGCAAGGGATTGAAGAGGCTTTTGATGTTTGCCCGTAAGAGTAAGGGAGAGGCAGACGTGACTGGTTTGGCGAGCCCATCAGTATTCTCAGGAGAGGATAACACAGAAGATTCCAAAGCTGTGAATAAAAAGAATCGGGATGCATCGAGAAAAACTGCTCTCCATGCCAAGGGCTATAGTCAGCAGAAAACCATGCTTGGTGAAAGTTGTTGTGATGGAAATTTAAGCAAGAAGGCAGTGGATTATCATGGAGTTTATGATGTCTTGCCAG GTTCTGACAAATTTCAGGAAGGTCATGTTTCATCAACAGCTACATCAACAAAAG CAGCTAGGTCATTCTTCTCTCTCTCAACATTTAGGAGCAGCAGACCATATGAGACAAGGCCTTGA
- the LOC103998251 gene encoding uncharacterized protein LOC103998251 isoform X3, whose translation MILDDTRNTSEDITEEVYSLSPEFSEAKSENILISPVKIAQDEWQSSTESENSTECSDEDQTFTERSQPVIRTVTARRSASPMRRIQIGRPGSRRSTALTIKSLNYFPARERITSIRDSHDNNSGDEEPDKPAKKPENIMIRMSVQEAICLFESKQKDQILDIQKRGTSGEVSLSTNRTVLRRWSAGMGDSLTPQENASQSISQSNHTNLVPEAGNNKLADVKVESDIPPCSLDAIGSDTARVFTSTKMEMVITPSKDSTAELVTSKAEEIDDIPATSAEESRQKEPMLNQMSMKMMESSPAKYQGPKAGSGGSLSSLSEQTCSFYSQYKEKRDKKIRAENAKKHSEIQAQLKVLQETLKPSKADTALKYGVTTKKLDWSSNSRQPRRNSSPPVLHKKEVSKTASLKKASPKSSPLPTTRRSWSSGPLQKASGAQPVSSSPRVSTANTTLRHWKSQPTSTTPPSPIPERSLHQPKGKREAKTDVKTTVRGEGAMKQKTATITNKTVKKKVPSASVDASGSLMAKAGFNNKVTKKNSVVPLEAKPFLKKGTGFEASVSHVRTKFRVTQSVASSKRSDITIQAEEEEPTLETTESTAKVLEVDLAEQANYVDTNSVTSLDNNLNIEKTENVNQSLAEVDDSPKSSVEVVVSEIQPDEDMGISSAAWVEVEHQEVSTAYDTGLSKAKVSTAHEPTLLSSPHFLHPFNQMLQADGTEPVIIEWGNAENPPALIYHRVARKGLKRLLMFARKSKGEADVTGLASPSVFSGEDNTEDSKAVNKKNRDASRKTALHAKGYSQQKTMLGESCCDGNLSKKAVDYHGVYDVLPGSDKFQEGHVSSTATSTKGAADHMRQGLDSLQNDKS comes from the exons ATGATCTTAGATGATACAAGGAACACCTCCGAGGACATTACAGAGGAGGTATATTCCTTAAGTCCAGAGTTCAGTGAAGCAAAATCTGAGAACATTTTAATCTCCCCAGTCAAAATTGCACAAGATGAGTGGCAGAGCTCAACAGAAAGTGAGAACTCCACTGAGTGTAGTGATGAAGATCAGACTTTTACTGAAAGAAGCCAACCTGTTATAAGAACTGTCACTGCTAGAAGGTCTGCTTCTCCTATGCGACGAATACAAATAGGAAGGCCTGGGTCTCGGAGGTCTACTGCACTGACCATTAAAAGCCTCAATTACTTTCCCGCTAGGGAAAGAATTACATCCATCAGAGATTCTCATGATAACAACAGTGGAGATGAAGAACCAGACAAGCCAGCAAAGAAGCCTGAGAATATAATGATAAGGATGAGCGTCCAAGAGGCGATTTGCCTTTTTGAAAGCAAACAGAAAGATCAAATTCTCGATATTCAGAAAAGGGGAACTTCAGGTGAAGTCTCTCTGAGTACCAATAGAACTGTACTAAGAAGATGGAGTGCTGGTATGGGCGATTCTCTGACTCCTCAGGAAAATGCTTCTCAGTCCATATCTCAGAGCAACCACACCAACTTGGTTCCTGAGGCAGGAAATAACAAATTGGCTGATGTGAAGGTTGAGTCTGATATTCCTCCATGCAGTTTGGATGCAATTGGATCGGATACTGCTCGGGTCTTTACGTCAACAAAGATGGAGATGGTGATTACCCCATCAAAGGATAGTACTGCTGAGTTGGTAACATCCAAAGCTGAAGAAATTGATGATATACCAGCTACATCAGCTGAGGAGAGCAGGCAGAAAGAACCTATGCTCAATCAAATGTCAATGAAAATGATGGAGAGCAGTCCTGCCAAATACCAAGGTCCTAAGGCTGGTTCTGGTGGATCTCTGTCTAGCTTGAGTGAGCAGACATGTAGTTTCTACAGTCAATATAAGGAGAAAAGGGATAAGAAAATTCGAGCAGAAAATGCCAAGAAACATTCAGAAATTCAAGCACAACTTAAAGTGTTACAGGAAACCCTGAAACCAAGCAAAGCAGACACAGCCTTGAAATATGGAGTCACTACCAAAAAGCTTGACTGGTCCAGCAATTCTCGACAACCCCGAAGAAATTCGTCTCCACCAGTGTTACACAAGAAAGAAGTTTCAAAAACAGCATCATTAAAAAAGGCTTCACCAAAATCATCACCATTGCCAACTACACGTCGTTCATGGTCATCAGGACCATTGCAAAAAGCAAGTGGAGCTCAACCAGTTAGTAGTTCTCCTAGAGTGTCTACCGCTAATACAACCCTGCGCCACTGGAAGTCCCAGCCTACTTCTACAACTCCACCCAGCCCCATACCTGAAAGGTCATTGCATCAACCTAAAGGTAAGCGCGAAGCCAAAACCGATGTTAAGACAACTGTTAGAGGTGAAGGAGCAATGAAGCAGAAAACAGCTACAATCACCAACAAAACTGTGAAAAAAAAAGTTCCATCAGCTTCTGTAGATGCTTCTGGTTCGCTGATGGCAAAGGCAGGTTTCAACAATAAGGTCACGAAGAAGAATAGTGTTGTTCCTTTGGAGGCCAAACCCTTCTTGAAGAAAGGCACTGGGTTTGAGGCCAGCGTTAGCCATGTAAGAACCAAGTTTAGAGTTACTCAGTCTGTTGCTTCATCAAAGAGAAGTGACATTACTATTCaagccgaagaagaggagcctacactGGAGACAACTGAATCAACTGCCAAGGTGCTGGAGGTTGATCTTGCTGAACAAGCAAATTATGTTGATACGAATTCAGTTACTTCACTGGATAACAATTTAAATATTGAAAAAACAGAAAATGTAAATCAAAGTTTAGCTGAGGTGGATGACAGCCCCAAAAGCTCTGTAGAGGTTGTTGTTTCTGAGATTCAACCTGATGAGGATATGGGCATCTCATCAGCTGCATGGGTGGAAGTAGAACATCAGGAAGTTTCCACTGCATATGACACTGGCCTGTCCAAAGCCAAGGTCTCCACTGCACATGAACCGACTCTTCTGTCAAGTCCTCATTTCCTACATCCATTCAATCAAATGCTTCAAGCTGATGGTACTGAACCAGTTATTATTGAATGGGGGAATGCTGAGAACCCTCCTGCATTGATCTATCACAGAGTTGCTCGCAAGGGATTGAAGAGGCTTTTGATGTTTGCCCGTAAGAGTAAGGGAGAGGCAGACGTGACTGGTTTGGCGAGCCCATCAGTATTCTCAGGAGAGGATAACACAGAAGATTCCAAAGCTGTGAATAAAAAGAATCGGGATGCATCGAGAAAAACTGCTCTCCATGCCAAGGGCTATAGTCAGCAGAAAACCATGCTTGGTGAAAGTTGTTGTGATGGAAATTTAAGCAAGAAGGCAGTGGATTATCATGGAGTTTATGATGTCTTGCCAG GTTCTGACAAATTTCAGGAAGGTCATGTTTCATCAACAGCTACATCAACAAAAG GAGCAGCAGACCATATGAGACAAGGCCTTGATAGTTTGCAGAATGACAAGTCATAG